The following are encoded together in the Corticium candelabrum chromosome 1, ooCorCand1.1, whole genome shotgun sequence genome:
- the LOC134176575 gene encoding uncharacterized protein LOC134176575, producing the protein MSGLHLPPSFLLKYQACCEFNAITEATRRELREIRVAMMSPRLVRTEFQGTINARRYRSKGEQIFTSHEQVLEADDIASLVIAILQTPLHVTIQIHDILVQPTTLVF; encoded by the exons ATGTCAGGACTTCACCTTCCTCCATCATTTCTACTCAAGTACCAAGCATGCTGTGAATTTAATGCAATCACCGAAGCAACAAGACGAGAGCTACGAGAGATAAGAGTTGCT ATGATGTCTCCTAGACTTGTAAGAACAGAGTTTCAAGGCACAATTAATGCTAGGAGATATAGGTCTAAAGGAGAGCAAATTTTTACTTCCCATGAACAG GTACTTGAAGCTGATGATATAGCTTCACTAGTCATAGCAATTCTTCAGACTCCTCTTCATGTTACCATACAG ATTCATGACATCCTTGTACAGCCAACAACATTAGTATTTTAA
- the LOC134191430 gene encoding dehydrogenase/reductase SDR family member 11-like, which produces MDRWRGRVALVTGASVGIGASVVEKLVEHGMTVVGCARNVAKIEANAEKLKKCAGKLVPVKCDLRREEEILAMFELIKKEYGGVDVCINNAGCAVSPDSILSGSTDSWRTQLEVNVLALCICSRESVKQMREKNADDGQIVNLSSMSGHRIPPFKGGTTHFYSSTKFAVNAITEATRRELRELKTHIRVAMICPGLVRTEFQGRLLGDMAKGEELYASQEQILEADDIASLVVTILQTPPHVQIHDILVRPTAQVY; this is translated from the exons ATGGATAGGTGGAGAGGTCGTGTTGCTCTTGTTACTGGAGCCTCTGTTGGAATAGGAGCGTCTGTAGTAGAGAAATTGGTGGAACACGGCATGACGGTTGTAGGCTGTGCAAGAAACGTAGCCAAGATTGAG gCTAATGCAGAGAAGCTGAAGAAGTGTGCTGGAAAACTTGTTCCAGTGAAGTGTGATCTAAGGAGAGAGGAAGAAATTCTAGCAATGTTTGAGTTGATCAAGAAGGAGTATGGAGGTGTAGATGTTTGTATTAACAATGCAGGATGTGCTGTTAGTCCAGACAGTATTTTGAGTGGCTCAACTGACAGTTGGAGGACTCAGCTTGAA GTAAATGTTTTGGCTTTGTGCATATGTTCTCGTGAGTCAGTGAAGCAAATGAGAGAAAAGAATGCAGATGATGGACaaattgtcaatttgtctAG CATGTCAGGGCATCGCATACCTCCATTTAAGGGAGGTACAACTCATTTCTACTCAAGTACCAAGTTTGCCGTGAATGCAATTACTGAGGCCACAAGACGAGAGCTGCGCGAGTTGAAGACACATATAAGAGTTGCT ATGATATGTCCTGGACTTGTGAGAACAGAATTTCAAGGCAGATTGCTGGGAGATATGGCTAAGGGTGAGGAGCTTTATGCTTCCCAAGAACAG ATACTTGAAGCTGATGACATTGCTTCACTTGTCGTAACAATTCTGCAGACTCCTCCTCATGTGCAG ATTCATGACATACTTGTACGGCCAACAGCACAAGTATATTAA
- the LOC134176564 gene encoding dehydrogenase/reductase SDR family member 11-like, which translates to MDRCKDRVALVTGASVGIGASVAEKLVEYGTMVVGCARNVAKNLLSSNAEKLKKCDGKLVSVKCDLRKEEEILAMFELIKKEYGGVDVCINNAGCTVGPDSILNGSTDSWRTQFDATVLAYVLSSQ; encoded by the exons ATGGATCGGTGCAAAGATCGTGTTGCTCTCGTTACTGGAGCCTCTGTTGGAATAGGAGCGTCTGTAGCAGAAAAGCTAGTGGAATATGGCACGATGGTTGTAGGGTGTGCGAGGAACGTAGCCAAAA ATTTGCT atCGAGCAATGCAGAGAAGCTGAAGAAATGTGACGGAAAACTAGTTTCAGTGAAGTGTGATCTAaggaaagaagaagaaattcTAGCAATGTTTGAGTTGATCAAAAAGGAGTATGGAGGTGTAGATGTTTGTATTAACAATGCAGGATGTACTGTTGGTCCAGACAGTATTTTGAATGGCTCAACTGACAGCTGGAGGACACAGTTTGAT gCAACTGTTTTGGCATATGTTCTCTCGAGTCAATGA